AGGTGCTGTAGATGCATTCTATGGTAAGGCGGCTTTAGAAGAGGTAGAGGTCGAGGTACCAAGAGTAACCGTAGAAGAAAAGATTACAGAGCATGTAACAAAATAAAAGGTGAATTGGAGCTGTGAATGAACAAATGTGGAAAACAGACAATAAAGAACTAATAATTAAAAAACTAACGGTCTCAGAACTTCAAGCTCTTGATATAACAGAAGGTTTTACATGGATCAAGTCTTCCGGTGAGAAGGGAAAGTTAGAGCTGAGGAAGATATTCAGAAAAAAGCTAAAAGAAGGAGCTGAAATCTTAGTATTAGTCGAAAAAAATAAAATAGTTGGCTTTGCAATCATAGATAATTGGGCTAACATGCCACACCCTAAAGCTCTCAATGCGTTGGAAATCGCTCAACCCTACAGAGGAAAAGGCTTTGTCAATATTCTTGTGCAAAGAATTATCAAGGAATGGCATAATATCTTAGCTTTAATGCCTTCTTATAACTCAGATTTGGTAGAAGTAGATACACCAATAGTACAAGTAGAAAAAAAGGTAAAAAAGTCTATAGCTATTTAAACTGAGCTATAGACTTTACAAAATTATAAAGTTTGATAGAAGCTTTAAATGAACTACCCCATCCATTTTCAAATACTATTAGCATAATTTTAAAATCTTAAATTTATAAACTATGCTAGCATAAACGTCAAGCAATACCGAAATAAACGCATATGAAGGATGGGAATATCGAATGGAGACTACAGCATACTGGCAGCTTATAAAACCCAGAATCACTTTTGCTGTTCTTTCTCTCTACATTTTATCTCTATTTATAAGTAGATCAGGGGAATTAAAAATAGAAAGTCTATTAGGTGCCCTATCGGTTTTTATATCAGTAGCTGGCTCAAATGCCCTTAACAGTCACATAGATCGAGACATCGATCAAATTATGGCTCGAACAAAGCGTAGACCAATCCCCTCGAGAAAGATAAAAGCAAGAGATGCTCTCGTGTTTGGTATACTATTGATTTTTATCTCGTTTATACTGATTTCCTTTTTAGGCAATCTTCCTATCTTCTTCTTATTTTTAGGTCTATTTAGCTATATTATAGTGTATACGCTATTTCTTAAAAGGAAGAGCATTCTAAATGTTTTTGCCACAGCCCCTGCTATTGCTACTCCTGTATGGTTGGGTTGGATAATCGGTAGAGGAACACTTGATTTCCAAGGATTACTAATGAGTTTCCTTGTAATGCTTTGGGGACCACTTCACCTTTGGAGTTTAGCGACAACTTTCGCTAAGGATTATCAAAAAGTTAATATCCCAATGTTACCTTTAATGATTGGTAGAAAAAAAGCATATTGGCTTATTTTTATATTATCAATCGCCCTTAGTTTTACATCGATTCTAATGTTCTTTCTAGGTTATTATGGATTAGTTTATTTGATTGGTTCAAGTATACTTAATACTATACTTATCTTCTTAAATATAAGTGCCGTTTTTCGTCCTACTGCTCGAATAGGTTGGTATATATATAAATTCTCAGCTCCCTATATAGGCGGATTATTCCTTTTGGCCATTTTTTAACAATAATAAGAATTGAGTTATTAAAATTAACAGTATAATAATAATATCATATTTTAATATATACCAATATCTTAAAATAATAACTATGATATATCGGTAAATGATGTGAATACATATGGAAGGTCGAAAAGTTCAAAGAGTTGGACATTCTTCGTTAGCTGTCTCATTACCAAGTGATTGGGCGAAGAAGGCTGACATTAAACCAGGCGATTTGGTTTTTATCACGTCCCAAGATGACGGCTCTCTGAAGTTGATTCCAAGTACCTTAGCTGAAAAGCAAGTTAAGGTTGAAGAGGTTATCGTTAATTCAAAGTTATGTGAAGAGGAGGGAATGTTAGAAAGGATCATAGTAGGGAATTACATTCTAGGCCGTGACGTGATAAGAGTTGTAGCCCCCTTGCGTTTAAATAATTCCCATCTTAATGAGATACGAGGTATTTTGCCAAAACTTATGGGATTAGGTATTATAGAAGAAACCCCAAATCAAGTCATTCTTCAATGCTCTATAGATCCAACAAAATTCCCGATAAATAGAGCAATCTTAAGATTATACATAATTTCTTCTCTAATGCAAAAGGAAGCTATCAAAGCGCTTGTCGATGGTGATTTAGAGTTAGCAAGGGAAGTAATAAACCGTGAAAATGAGGCAGATACAATTTACTACCTTATACTTCGGCTACTATGTTTTATGGAACAAGAAAAGATGACTGGGAAAAAAGGCCCTAGTCCTTTAATGGTTTTAGATTATAGAGTTATTGCACAATATCTCGAGAGGATTGCTGATTGGGCGGACTTAATCGCAAGAAATTTGCTGGGTATTGAAAATCATATAAATAAAATTGATGAATCGCTAATTAATGAGATCGAGAAATTAAATAATTTAGCCTCTAACATATGTTATAATGCTATAACGAGCATATCAAAAAGCAATATAAAACTTGCCAATGAAGCAGTTAAGGAATATAAGCAGATCATCAAACCTGAAGAAGAAAGATTGATTGAAAAAGTTCTTTGTTGCGAAGTTGAAGCATATGTAGCATGTCGTTTAAGATTAATTATATATGACATTAGAAGGATAGCGGAGTTAGGCTCAGAAATAGCCCAAATAGCAATAAACAGAGTCCTTGAGAAATCGAGTAAGATTTGTGAAATATATTGATCTTATAACTATATAATAAACTGCTGTTTTCTTTTTATATTTAGTAAATAGTAATAAGTAAAATATGAAGAATGCGTTTATATTACAGATTTTCATAATGAGTAAAATGATTACATTTGAGTGGTAGAGCACAATTAATCATTGCTGAGACAGTTAGGGGGGATATAGGCATTGTAAGGGTTGATCAGGCTACTATGACATACATTGGTGTAAAACCGGGTGATGAGATCGATATTTTTGGGGAAATATTAAGTGAGGCTCAAATTAGAGCCAAAGTTATGCAGACTGCCCAAAAAGACGAAGGAAAGGGCATTATACGAATAGCAAAAGACAAGATGATAGAAGGAAATTTTAAAGTTGGTATGAAAGTTATTGTTTATAAGTCATGGATCGAAACTTTGAAACTTGCACTATCTCTCCAAAAATCAAATAGGATGTGGGTAGAAATAGAGGCTCCAGAGATGGTAACTGAAACGCCGAGTGTAATTACCGAAAAAAAGTGAAAAGATATTATATTCCTGAATTCATCTTATTTTACTATGGTGATTTGTTCTGTTAACTAGAAATGATCTTATCGAGAAGTATTCTGATGTTAAATGGATTTCTCCTTATCAAAAGATAATTGCAATGGCAGACATAGAGT
The sequence above is drawn from the Candidatus Methylarchaceae archaeon HK02M2 genome and encodes:
- a CDS encoding phosphate uptake regulator PhoU, translating into MEGRKVQRVGHSSLAVSLPSDWAKKADIKPGDLVFITSQDDGSLKLIPSTLAEKQVKVEEVIVNSKLCEEEGMLERIIVGNYILGRDVIRVVAPLRLNNSHLNEIRGILPKLMGLGIIEETPNQVILQCSIDPTKFPINRAILRLYIISSLMQKEAIKALVDGDLELAREVINRENEADTIYYLILRLLCFMEQEKMTGKKGPSPLMVLDYRVIAQYLERIADWADLIARNLLGIENHINKIDESLINEIEKLNNLASNICYNAITSISKSNIKLANEAVKEYKQIIKPEEERLIEKVLCCEVEAYVACRLRLIIYDIRRIAELGSEIAQIAINRVLEKSSKICEIY
- a CDS encoding GNAT family N-acetyltransferase, translated to MNEQMWKTDNKELIIKKLTVSELQALDITEGFTWIKSSGEKGKLELRKIFRKKLKEGAEILVLVEKNKIVGFAIIDNWANMPHPKALNALEIAQPYRGKGFVNILVQRIIKEWHNILALMPSYNSDLVEVDTPIVQVEKKVKKSIAI
- a CDS encoding protoheme IX farnesyltransferase gives rise to the protein METTAYWQLIKPRITFAVLSLYILSLFISRSGELKIESLLGALSVFISVAGSNALNSHIDRDIDQIMARTKRRPIPSRKIKARDALVFGILLIFISFILISFLGNLPIFFLFLGLFSYIIVYTLFLKRKSILNVFATAPAIATPVWLGWIIGRGTLDFQGLLMSFLVMLWGPLHLWSLATTFAKDYQKVNIPMLPLMIGRKKAYWLIFILSIALSFTSILMFFLGYYGLVYLIGSSILNTILIFLNISAVFRPTARIGWYIYKFSAPYIGGLFLLAIF